GAAGTCAGAAGAAACACCGGAAATACCAAGAACACCAGATTTCTTATTTATGATATCCATAACCTGCTCGAGAGAAAGGTTTTCTTTATGAGCGATGAATTCGATACAAGTAGGGTCGATATCACCAGAACGTGTACCCATTACAAGTCCCTCTAATGGAGTAAGTCCCATAGATGTATCTACGCACTTTCCACCATCAACTGCGGAAATAGAAGAACCATTACCAAGGTGGCATACAACGATTTTTAAATCTTCTGGTTTTTTACCAAGGATTTCAGCTGCTCTTAAAGAAACATATTTGTGAGATGTTCCATGGAAACCGTAACGACGAACAGCATATTTTTCATAATACTCGTATGGAAGACCATAAATGTAAGCTTCTGGTGGCATAGTCTGATGGAATGCTGTATCAAATACACCAACCATAGGAGTTGTAGGAAGGAGCTCTCTACAAGCAGCAACACCAACTAATGTAGGAGGGTTGTGAAGTGGAGCTAAGTCGTTACAGGATTCTACAGTCTTTAATACTTCATCTGTAAGCAGTGTAGAGCAAGCAAACTTCTCACCACCATGTACCATACGGTGTCCAACAGCATCAATTTCATCGATAGATTTTAAAATACCATTTTCAGGGTTTGTTAACTGTTTTAATACAAGTTCAACAGCCTGACGATGTGCAGGCATAGCAGCTTCATATTTAATCTTGTCCTGACCAGCAGGCTGGTAAGTTAAAACACCATCAATACCAATTCTTTCACATAAACCCTTTGCAAGAACATGTTCTGTCTCAGAATCGATAACCTGATATTTGAGAGAAGAGCTACCGCAGTTAATTACTAATACCTTCATTTTGTATCTCCTTTTGTATAATAATTTATTACGAAACGCCAAATTTCGCTTATTTTATTCTGTTAGGCATATTATAGAACTTTTTTTTTACGTTGGAAATGTACTTATTCAACTTGTGATGGAGTTTTTTTGTTATTTCGGCACTTTTTTTTAAGTTTTGATAGGTAATTGTATTTCATAATAAACAATAAACGTTTTTGTTTGAAAGTTAACATGATTAGACAAAAAGATAAAAATGTCAAAAATACGCGATTATACAAGTATAAAAATGTAAGAAATCACAAGAAACAGAAAAGTTGCTGTTTTATTTGTTTTCAGGTATACTATAGATGGTTTAAAATATTTATAATCGTAAAGAGTAGATAATAGAAAAGGAATTCGTTATGAAGGTAGCAGGAATCATTGCAGAATATAATCCGTTTCACAAAGGACATCAATATCATATAGAAGAAACAAGAAAGCAGACAGGAGCAGATTACGTTATTGCAGTAATGAGCGGAGATTATGTACAAAGAGGAGAACCAGCAATTGCAGATAAATATATGAGAACCCGGATGGCTCTGTCAGGAGGGGCAGATCTCGTCATTGAAATGCCGGTAATATATGCGACAGCCAGTGCAGAATATTTTGCGACTGCAGGTATCGGCATACTTGACCGCTTAGGTTGTGTTGATTATCTTTCTTTTGGAAGTGAATGGGCAGATGTTGAAGATTACTCTTCCTATGCGACGTTGTTTCTTGAAGAACCGGAAGAATATAGGCAGATTTTACAAGAACAATTAAAGCGAGGAAAAAGTTTTCCAGAAGCAAGAGCTTTCGCAGCAGGAAAGCTGCTTTTTGATTCGAAACCAGAAACAGCCGTAGAATTTTTGAAAGAGCCGAATCACATATTAGGTTTAGAATATATTAAGGCACTGCGTCGGAGAAATTCTTCCATTCAACCAATTACCGTTAAAAGAAAAGGAAACCATTATCATGAACAAATACTTGCCGAAGAGTATTCTTCTGCAACATCCATCAGAATGGAACTGTATCAATATTATAGTAGGAACAAAGGAAATAAAATATTTTTTAATAAAAATAATGAAAAAATGTTTGTAAATAGAGAGTACTCTGTGGATAAAGAAAACTATGTCGCTAAAAAATATGAAAAGAGTGCATTTGTAAATGCACTTTGCGGAGAATATTCACCTTTTATAGAAGGGTTTTTACATGGAAACTTTGTTACATGGGAAGATATGATGCCGTATCTTGAATATACGTTTCTTTTGAAAAACAGGGTGATCGGAAAATACTTTGGAATGAACCTTGATCTGGCGAGAAGATTTCAAAATTTATTTGAACCAGGGCTTTCTTTTGAAACTTTAATAGAAAGACTTCACGCAAAACAACTTACGGATGCCGCATTAAGGAGAGTACTTTTGCATATCGTACTCCATATAAAATATTATCCATTTTTAGAAGAAGCGAAAAACATTCCGGTACCGTATGCAAGAATTTTAGGTTTTTCTAAAAAAGCCTCCCCGCTTTTGAGGGAAATACGAAAGGAATCCAGTATAGATATTATTCAGCGCCCAATCGAAGGTAAAAAGTTATATGCTGCTGGTTCCCCACAGGCTCAGATTTATAATGTAGATATTCGTAGTGCGGATTTTTATGAGCAGATTGCCGCAAGAAAAGCCGGAAGAAAACCGGTTAGAGAATATACACGCCAACAAATAGTAAAATAAATTTGTGCGTTTCTTTTTTTGTGTGATTCTCTCATTATTCGAAAGTGGCTTACTATTGCCAAAGACAGAATTTAACATAATAATATAGAGAATTTTTTAGAATCGCGTTATAATAGTTTACGTATCCAATGTGAGGGGACTCACCACCTGAAAGAGGTGGGAGTCTTCTCGACTGAGATAAAATAGACAGCAAAGAGAATACAAAATAAAAAGAGATAGAAAGAGAGGTCGATTTATGTATAATGCAGGATTGATTTTAGAAGGAGGAGGAATGCGCGGGGTGTATACCGCCGGTGTGTTAGATGCCTTTTTAGATGCAGGAATTGAATTTTCAAGTGTATATGGTGTATCAGCAGGAAGCTGCCATGCATGCAGTTATCTTTCAAAGCAAAGAGGAAGAGCCTTTCGGGTGAATGTTGATTATCTGGATGATCCAAATTATTGTGGAGCAAAAACATTTTTAAAAACAGGGAATGTTTTTGGACCGGAGATGCTTTATGAACAGATTCCGGATGTATTAGACCCATTTGATCATCAGGTTTTTTTAAATTATCCGGGCAAGTTTTATGCTGTTGTTACTGATGTAGATACTGGAGCCGCAAGGTATTTAAGGGTACGTGATCTGAGAAAGCAGATGTGGATGATCCGCGCATCAAGCTCTCTCCCGTTAGTATCTAAGACACTCGTTGTAAAAGGTCATAAACTTCTTGATGGAGGAATCGCAGACAGCATTCCGATTCGTAAATCAATAGAAGACGGCAATGAGAAGAATGTAGTTATTCTTACAAGAGATAAAGGATATCGCAAAGAGCCAAATAAACTAATGCCGCTCATGTACCTTCGTTATCCAAAATATAAAGCATTTCTTCATGCAATGGAAACAAGACATATCCGTTACAATGAAACACTGGACTTCTTAGAAGAACAGGAAAAGGAAGGAAAAGTATTGATCATTCGTCCGCAGGTGAAGGTTGATGTCGGAAGAGTTGAGAAAGATAAAGCGAAACTTACCGTTCTTTATAAACAAGGTTTTCATGATGGCGGACAAATGATAGAAACAATGAAAGAATACCTTGAGAAATAGTAGAAATTCTTCTCATTTTCTGATAGACTAAAAGACAAGTAATAAGTAGAAAGGATTGGAAAACATGAGCAAGAAAAAAGTAGTAGTAGCTCTTGGACACAGAGCACTCGGAACAACAATGCCAGAACAGTACAAAGCAACAAGAAAGACAGCCAAAGCGATTGCTGATTTAGTAGAAGCAGGAGCAGATGTTGTTATTTCTCATAGTAATGCGCCGCAGGTTGGAATGATTCATACAGCCATGAATGAATTTAGTAAGGAAAGAGAAGATTATACACAGGCACCGATGTCTGTCTGCTCTGCGATGAGTCAGGGATATGTCGGATATGATTTACAGAATGCTATTCGTGCAGAACTTTTAAAAAGAGGTGTATATCGCCCTGTATGTACAATCATTACACAGGTAATGGTAGATCCTTACGATGATGCATTCACCGAACCGGTAAAGGTGATTGGAAGACTCCTTTCCAAAGAAGAAGCAGAACAGGAAGAGAAACATGGTAACTATGTAACAGAAGTAGAAGGCGGATATCGAAGAATCGTAGCAGCGCCAAAGCCACAGGGAATTATTGAGATAGATTCAATCAAAGCTTTATCTGATCAGGGACAGGTAGTGATTGCCTGCGGCGGTGGTGGAATTCCTGTATTAGCACAGGGCGTAGAGCTTCATGGTGCAAGTGCAGTAATTGAAAAAGACTATGCGAGCGGAAGAATGGCAGAACTTTTGAATGCAGACGCACTTATGATCTTAACAAGCGTAGAGCATGTATGTGTAGGTTATAATACAGATCAGGAAGTTCCATTAGAACATATTTCTGTAGAAGACGCACAGCAGTATATTAATTCAGGACAGTTTGAGCCAAATACAATGCTTCCGAAGATTGAAGCTGGAGTATCCTTCCTTGAAAAAGGCAATGGAAGAAAGGTAATTATCACATCTATTGATAAAGCCTTAGAAGGATATTTAGGTAAAACAGGTACAATAATAGAATAAGTTTTCAAATTCACAAGTTAAATCTTTTTGCTTATATTGCACATCTGCATTTTTACTGAATATATTGTTGTAGAATCAAACAGGAGTATTATCAGGTATGATGAGAAGATATCTTGTAATATTAATGATGCCATGTTTCGTGATGCTGTTTGGTATCTGTTGTCTGGCAGGCTGTGAGGGAAGTAAACATCATTTGAAAAAAGTACGTTTAAATGAAGTGGCTCATTCTATTTTTTATGCCCCACAATATGTGGCGATAGAAAAAGGTTATTTTGAGAAAGAGGGCATTAAGCTAGAACTCACAACCGGGTTTGGCGCAGATAAAACGGCGACAGCAGTCATCAGTGGAGATGCAGATATTGCTTTTATGGGACCGGAGGCAACGATTTATCAATTCAATCAGGGGAATGCAGATTATCTTATCAATTTTGCCCAGCTTACTCAAAGAGCAGGCAATTTTGTTGTAAGCCGGAACAAAGAAGAAGATTTTCAATGGGAGAACTTAAAAGGAAAGAAAGTTATTGGCGGAAGGCCAGGCGGCATGCCGGAAATGGTATTTGAGTATGTTTTGAAAAAACATGGGATGAATCCACAAAAAGACATTGATCTTGTACAAAATATTGATTTTGCGAATACATCTGGAGCATTTGTTTCAGGAAAAGCAGATTATACTATTGAATTTGAACCGTCAGCAACATTGATTGAAGAACAGGGGGCAGGTTATGTAGTTGCCTCTGTAGGAAAAGAGAGCGGATATGTGCCATATACAGCTTACAGCGTAAAGAAAAGCTATCTTGAATCACATAAAGAATTACTGGAAGCATTTACCCGGGCAATCGAAAAAGGACAGCAATATGTCAATACACATACACCGAAAGAAGTTGCAAAGGTAATTGCACCGCAATTTAAAGATACAGATAGAAAAACAATAGAAAAAATAGTAAAAAGATATGCTGAACAGGATAGTTATAAAGAAAATACAAAATTTGAAAAAGAAAGTTTTGTATTAATTCAGGATATCTTAGAAGAAGCAGGAGAACTAGAAAAACGCGTAGAATATGAAACATTAGTTACAACAGAATTTTCAGAAAAATACTAATTTGAGGGACTAAAGAAACGAAAACCAGAAATTTGATAGAAAAGAAAATGTGAAGATAGTCGCTTCGTAGAAAATGCCTGACCGGCATTTTTACTTGCTCCGACATCACATGTTCTTTTCTATCAAATTTCTGGTTTTCTGTTCGTTGGCTCCAGATGGAAATTAGTATTTTAATTTTGAATGGAGAGGGGATTGTCCAGAAGTCTATGATTTTCATTGGGATTAAAATCTCCAGATGGGGATATCTTCTTACAGAATTGTAAGGATATTATAGTGAAAGAAATCGGATCAACCAGAAGAATTTGGCTTTCACTGCTATTTTCTTATGGTGAAACAGTTCTTTGATTAAAAATCATAATTTTCTGGAGAATCCCCTTCTCTTTCCAACAGAAATTACTAGTTTGCTATTTGTTGTTAAACTATCAGCCGCCGGAATAAATTTTTATGCTGAATTGTAAGAAAACTATGGTAAAGAAAAA
This Anaerobutyricum hallii DNA region includes the following protein-coding sequences:
- a CDS encoding acetate/propionate family kinase: MKVLVINCGSSSLKYQVIDSETEHVLAKGLCERIGIDGVLTYQPAGQDKIKYEAAMPAHRQAVELVLKQLTNPENGILKSIDEIDAVGHRMVHGGEKFACSTLLTDEVLKTVESCNDLAPLHNPPTLVGVAACRELLPTTPMVGVFDTAFHQTMPPEAYIYGLPYEYYEKYAVRRYGFHGTSHKYVSLRAAEILGKKPEDLKIVVCHLGNGSSISAVDGGKCVDTSMGLTPLEGLVMGTRSGDIDPTCIEFIAHKENLSLEQVMDIINKKSGVLGISGVSSDFRDLDEAAKAGNKRADLALRVFAHSVVKYIGSFIAVMNGVDAIVFTAGIGENDDIIRSRIIEHFDYLDTTLDQKANKMHGEERIISTPDSKVKVICIPTNEELAICRDTVEIVTKKMVEDTVKDVLSNN
- a CDS encoding nucleotidyltransferase family protein; translated protein: MKVAGIIAEYNPFHKGHQYHIEETRKQTGADYVIAVMSGDYVQRGEPAIADKYMRTRMALSGGADLVIEMPVIYATASAEYFATAGIGILDRLGCVDYLSFGSEWADVEDYSSYATLFLEEPEEYRQILQEQLKRGKSFPEARAFAAGKLLFDSKPETAVEFLKEPNHILGLEYIKALRRRNSSIQPITVKRKGNHYHEQILAEEYSSATSIRMELYQYYSRNKGNKIFFNKNNEKMFVNREYSVDKENYVAKKYEKSAFVNALCGEYSPFIEGFLHGNFVTWEDMMPYLEYTFLLKNRVIGKYFGMNLDLARRFQNLFEPGLSFETLIERLHAKQLTDAALRRVLLHIVLHIKYYPFLEEAKNIPVPYARILGFSKKASPLLREIRKESSIDIIQRPIEGKKLYAAGSPQAQIYNVDIRSADFYEQIAARKAGRKPVREYTRQQIVK
- a CDS encoding patatin-like phospholipase family protein, whose product is MYNAGLILEGGGMRGVYTAGVLDAFLDAGIEFSSVYGVSAGSCHACSYLSKQRGRAFRVNVDYLDDPNYCGAKTFLKTGNVFGPEMLYEQIPDVLDPFDHQVFLNYPGKFYAVVTDVDTGAARYLRVRDLRKQMWMIRASSSLPLVSKTLVVKGHKLLDGGIADSIPIRKSIEDGNEKNVVILTRDKGYRKEPNKLMPLMYLRYPKYKAFLHAMETRHIRYNETLDFLEEQEKEGKVLIIRPQVKVDVGRVEKDKAKLTVLYKQGFHDGGQMIETMKEYLEK
- the arcC gene encoding carbamate kinase, which produces MSKKKVVVALGHRALGTTMPEQYKATRKTAKAIADLVEAGADVVISHSNAPQVGMIHTAMNEFSKEREDYTQAPMSVCSAMSQGYVGYDLQNAIRAELLKRGVYRPVCTIITQVMVDPYDDAFTEPVKVIGRLLSKEEAEQEEKHGNYVTEVEGGYRRIVAAPKPQGIIEIDSIKALSDQGQVVIACGGGGIPVLAQGVELHGASAVIEKDYASGRMAELLNADALMILTSVEHVCVGYNTDQEVPLEHISVEDAQQYINSGQFEPNTMLPKIEAGVSFLEKGNGRKVIITSIDKALEGYLGKTGTIIE
- a CDS encoding ABC transporter substrate-binding protein, whose product is MRRYLVILMMPCFVMLFGICCLAGCEGSKHHLKKVRLNEVAHSIFYAPQYVAIEKGYFEKEGIKLELTTGFGADKTATAVISGDADIAFMGPEATIYQFNQGNADYLINFAQLTQRAGNFVVSRNKEEDFQWENLKGKKVIGGRPGGMPEMVFEYVLKKHGMNPQKDIDLVQNIDFANTSGAFVSGKADYTIEFEPSATLIEEQGAGYVVASVGKESGYVPYTAYSVKKSYLESHKELLEAFTRAIEKGQQYVNTHTPKEVAKVIAPQFKDTDRKTIEKIVKRYAEQDSYKENTKFEKESFVLIQDILEEAGELEKRVEYETLVTTEFSEKY